Genomic window (Bacillaceae bacterium S4-13-56):
TTAATATTGTCCTTGTTTTGATAAATTAAAGGTTTTACTATAATATTTACATAAAAGAGGTGAAATAATGGAATCTCTAGTTATTGTTCTACCGATAGCAACTGTTATGTTTGGGCTTTATTTTATTATGTTAGGTTTTTGGGAATTGAGAGAAGGTATAAATAAGAAGAAGTACATCAATTATATGTTTACTGGATTATTTTTATTATTCACAATAGCACCGTTGCTTGTTGTTTTCCTTAATTATCTAAATTTAAAAATTAACTAAGATTATGGTTTTTCTTATGATTGAATTATAGAGTGGTTACTGTTATTAATCTAATCAATTCCTTTTCTCTCCGTCAAACAGAAGGGTATTTATTAGGGCATAGTGATTTTTAAAAACTTTTATTCAGGAGAAAAAAGGAGCTATAACAAGAACTATTCGACTAAATTAACCAAAGAGGATCTCGCTTATTTTAAGATGGATAGAGAAAAAGCCGTTCAATTAGTGAAAGACTATGCTTCTAATTACAAAAGTGTGCTTCATTACAACACGTTAGGAGGTAGTTGTGTTGCTACAGCTACAAAAACTATCGACAGAATCATAAGCTCTGCTTCTTATTTAGAGAGAAATTTTATTATGCCTGATGAAATTGATATAGAAAAAGTAGCTGAATGGCTTATGAAAAATCGAGATTTAGATTGCAACCAATCTATCTTAACAATATATTTAGCTGCGTACACCAAAAAGAAGATTAATCGTTTGTATAGAGACATCAATAAAGGAATTATGAGGTATACATTTGCTAGAAATCCCTTTGATTATGAAAAAGAATGTGCCAAAAGAAAAGAAGAGGGGATAAAAGTCATTCGTGATTAAAAAATTTAAAGTTCTCTTCTGCTTCAATAAGTTTGCGTGAAATCATAATTTAAAGCACAATAGAAATGTAGAATAAATGTTTGGTATAATAAAAAAAGAACTAGAATTTCATTCTAGTTCTTTAAAAACTTTAGGAAAATAAAATAGATCAGCCCGCAATTAATGTAATTAAAGCCAATAATACCAGCATCAACGTATTCTTGAAATAAAAGAGATAGAAAAGTCATGCAAAAATCATTTACTGTTTAAAATTCAAGGATACGGTTAGCCTATGTCAGTCAATTGGAGGGTGAATGCACAAGAATGCTTGTTCTTATAATGTGATTATTCTAACTTCTTTAAAAAAGTTGACTGGATATATTACTCGATGATGCCTAATATAGCAAGAATACTAGGTTTAACATATGAAACAGGTGATAAGGAGGATTGATTCATATGTGGAGAATTGTTGGAGGAAGACTAATTCAAACCACTGATAGCACCAGAGTGAATTTTAGAACAAACATCAGCAAAGCAATTGTAGATAAATTAAACTTCATTGCAAATGAAAATGATACATATGTAAATTACTTATTAGAAACTGGACTACAAGAAGTTTTGGCACAAGATATAATTACTTTTGATAAAAAAGCGCGACCAAAAGACCGAGTACAATTTAAAACAACATACGATAAAGAATTATTAGAAGAAATTAAGATATTTGCTAAGAAAAATAAATTGAATTTCAATGATGTTATTGAATACAGTGTGAAATACATTGATGTGGAAAGCGCAAAGAAGAGGGGGCATAAATTTAGAATTGAATGACGAGATTTTATTTACACTTTTAAATAACGCCGTAACCATAATATATATTATAGGAAGTTAGAAGTTGAAATTAATATTTATCTCATTAAATAAGTAAACTTGGGATATTGAGACAGAATTTAAAATTACTTATACAGTCACTTAAGTTTCGAATTTATTTTTATCTGGATTAGATCTAATCTAATTTTAGCTGATTTAATTAGTACTTTTGATTTTATTGTGCAGATCTATATTTAATTAACTCCTATTCACATTTATACTGCTTCTTCTAAATTTCGAATTTCAATATGCATCTATATTAAGTTTCAAATGAACTAATAGATCTTTCCTCCATAATGAACATTTGTTAGTTTTTCTGTATCAATTTGATTGATAAGATTTCTCTATCTCTTTCGGACCTCCTTGGTCATTGCTATATAAAGGCTTATTAAGATCAATTTACGGAAGTCATTTTGATCCTTTTCTTAGAGTCATGAAAAATTAAAAGTAAAAGCAACCTAATTGAAAATATAACCAACTAGGTTGCTTTTATTTAGAAGAAATAAATATTTTTCTTTACCCCTTAAACATCCTAGCATTGATAGCAACAATTACCGTACTTAATGACATTAAAACGGCTCCAACGGCAGGACTTAAAACGATTCCAATAGGAAATAAAATCCCTGCTGCTAATGGTATGGTAACAATATTGTAACCTGCAGCCCACCAAAGGTTTTGAATCATTTTACGATAAGTTGATTTGGAGAGTTCTAAAATAGAGACAACATCCTCAGGGTCACTTTTCACCAAAATGACATCGGCCGTTTCCATTGCTACATCAGTTCCTGCTCCAATAGCGATCCCCAAGTCAGCATTTGCTAGTGCTGGAGCATCGTTTACACCGTCCCCTGTCATAGCGGTCTTTTGCCCGTTAGCTTTTACTTCTTTTATTTTATCTGCTTTTTCATGGGGCAATACTTCTGCAATAACATCATCTAACTTTAATTGTTTAGCTACCCATTTTGCTACTTTTTCATTATCTCCAGTAAGCATCATGGACTTTACGTTTAATTCTTTTAATCGTGTAATGGCTCTTTCAGCACTTACTCTCACCTTATCGGCAAGAGCAATCATACCGGCAAGTTCATTGTTGATTAAAACAAATACTACCGTTTTCCCCTGCTCAGATAATTCTTCAAATTGATCTTTTTTATAGGAGATATTTTGTTCTTTTATATAACCAGGACTTACAATGATAACTTCTTTTCCATTCACTATGCCTTTAATACCCTTTCCTGTCATCGATTCAAAGTCCTCTGGATCATCAAAAGATATGTCTTTTTCTTTGGCACCTTCGACAATCCCTCTTGCTATGGGATGTTCAGATTGAGCTTCAAGAGAGGCAGCCGCTTGTAGTACCTCTTCTTCTTGAAAACCTTTTTCAGTTATAATTTCAGTTACTCCAAACTTCCCTTCTGTCAATGTTCCGGTTTTATCAAATACAATTGTTTCAATTTTTCTCGCTTCTTCAAAATTAGCACGATTACGAATTAACAAGCCGCGTTTTGCCGCTAGCGCAGTGGATCTTGCTACGACTAATGGTGCGGCTAAGCCTAGAGCATGAGGGCACGCAATAACCATAACTGTTACCATTCTTTCAAGTGCATATGAAAAATCGTATCCTAATAAAAGCCAAACAACTAAAGTGGATAACCCTGCTCCAAGCGCAACATAAAATAGCCATTTAGCTGCTCGATTCGATAAATCCTGTGTTTTAGATCTGGATTCCTGAGCCTCTTTAACCATCATTACTACTTGAGAGAGGTAGCTGTCTTCCCCTGTTTTTTCAACAATTACAGTTAAGGAACCTTCCCCATTAATAGATCCACCAATGACTTGATCATCGACCTCTTTGTCCACAGGTACCGATTCACCAGTTAACATCGATTCATTAACAGAGGACTGCCCTTTCATAATTTTCCCATCAACAGGAACTTTTTCTCCTGGTTTGACCAGAACTTTATCGCTTTCCTGAAGATCAGAAACTTTCACTTCTTTCACATTTCCTTGATTATCAACCAAATGAGCATCTGATGGCATCATTTTTACAAGTTCTTCTAAGGCATTGGATGCTCCCATCACAGATCGCATTTCAATCCAATGCCCTAACAACATAATATCAATTAATGTAGCCAATTCCCAGAAAAAATTATTCCCTGCAAGACCGAAAACGGTTAATGAGCTGTAGACATAAGCAACTACTATTGCAAGCGCAATAAGAGTCATCATCCCAGGGCTTTTTTGTTTCAATTCATCTAACGACCCTGTTAAGAATGGCTTTCCTCCATAAAAAAAGATAAAAGTTGCCAAAATAAATAAGACATACATAATACCAGGAAAGCTTATTTCAAAATTTAAAAAGGATTGAATCATCGGCGATAGGATTAGTATAGGTATGGTAACGATAAGAGAAATATAAAAACGCTTTTTAAAGTCATCGATCATATGACTATGGTCGTGACCCTCATGTCCTTCATGGTGGCTATGTTCCCCATGACCTTGATGATTATGATTCTCATGATTAGATGATTGGTTTTCGTGTTCATGATGATCATGGTCTTTATGATTGTGTTCCTCAACGTGTTTAGAAGAGTGTTGTTCATGATGTAAATGGCTATGATTCTCTTCATTTCGAGAATGTTCTTTTCCATTCTTTTTATTTCCATGTTCCACTATATCACTCCTTCCTACTTTATCACTTTATACCTGTACCCTTTGTGGAAATTCATAAACAAAGGGTATTTAATTGATTTTTGAATTATTTAAATTCCATCACTTTTGCTTTCCTTTTGTTAGTATCCATTCAAAATGAAAAAATTTCAAATTCATCTCCATAAACAAACATGGATATTAAAAAAGATTAGGCTTAACCCAAGCTTCATCACTTTAACTTTTCCTTCATTCTATCGTATTCTTCTTCGCTAAGTTCCCCTCTTGCAAAACGTTCTTTTAGTATATCCATTGCATTATTCTGTACTCTGCTGTTTGAACTTCCTGTGTATGTTTTCATGAAATAAAAGCCAGCGAAAAATAACAATCCCCAAAATAATATCATCCCTATCCACATAAAAAAACCCTGGCCTCCTGCGCAATCGTTCATCCAACCCATCATAACCATCTTCTCCTTCCACTTTTAATTTATCATGTATTTTTGCAAAAAAGATGAAGAAACTTTTTATTTAGGTATTTTTATTGTAAAAGTTGATCCTTTTCCAATTTTACTTACTACATGGACTGTACCTCCATGTTTTTCCACAATTTCTTTAACTATAGAAAGTCCAAGTCCACTACCACCATAGGATCGAGACCTTGATTTTTCAATCCTAAAAAGTCGATCCCAGATAAACGGAATGTCTTTTGCTGGAATCCCTTCCCCTTGGTCTGTAATTTTCAAGACTATAACTTTATGACCTTCCACCACTGAAACCGTGACACTAGAATGTGAAGATGAATATTTCCAGGCATTATCAATTAGATTATCAATGACTTGTCGAAACCGAATAGGATCTATTTCAACTTGTAAATTATCATTACATTCTAAATTCAGTTCAATTACCTTCTCGTGGAAAGCTGGTTGAAATCTTCCAATTATTTCTTTAAGGTATTGGCACAAATTAATAGGTTCTTTTCTGATGGAAAATTCATTGTCATCTACTTTTGCTAATATAAATAAGTCCTTAACCAAAGTTGTTAAATGATTGGCTTCCTCTTGGATAATGGTTATATACTTTTGCTTGTCGTCTTCGCTTAGGTTTGGTCTTTTTAATATATCAGCATATCCTTTTAGATACGTTAAAGGAGTACGTAACTCATGAGAAATACTAGACAAAAATTCAGATCTTGTTTTTTTTAAGTGTTCCAGATCATTAGAAAGCTTTTGAATGGACTGTGCAAGCTCACCTAATTCATCCTCACGATAAATATCTAACTTTACATCATGCAAACCTTCATTTAACTTATCTGTAGCAACTTTCATTTGCATAATTGGATGAGTAATAAATCTAGATAGAAAAGTAATAGTTATAATCGAAAAAAGAACAGTGGCGCCTCCAGTTACTAAGAACAAAATTGTTAGATCAGTGATCATTTTTCGGATGGATTCCGTACCAAGGAACATAAATACATAACCTTTGGTAGAATTGTTAATTTCAATGGGAGTAGCCGTAGCAAGGTATGGCTGTGTATCCCACCTAGTTTCAATGAGAACCCCATGGTGTGTAAAAGACATATTTTTTGCCCTATTCATTAATGTTTGCATATCCCTATTTATTTCATTAGAAGCTTGTATCACTGAAAAATTATCATCGGTAATAACAACCATGGTTTCAGCAGCAGATTCCATTAAAGCTACATGACCTATTGTATTTTCATTAAAATTTTCTTCCAAAATATCACGATGATTTTTCCCACGTGATAAAAGATTATTCGTCTCACTGTTCACTCGCTCACTAGTTATAGAAATATATAAAAAGAAGAAAAGCATAGATTCAATAAGTAAAATAAAGATGACGAATAGTATGCCTAGCTTAAATGAAAGTTTTTTCATTCAAAAACCTCTTTCTTCATTGCAGGGCCTCTTTAAAAAATAGCAGCTCATTATGATACTTTCCTTAAACTGTCCATTTGTATCCAATTCCCCATACGGTTTTTAAATGGTCTTCAATTGGGAACCCAGCACTTCTGATTTTATCTCGTACATTTCGCACATGTGAATCAATCGTTCGTCCCTCAATATCTGAATCCCAGCCCCAAACTAGGTCGATTAATTCATCTCTTTCAAAAACACGATTTGGATTTTTCATCAGGAGACCAATTAGAGAAAATTCTTTTGGGGTTAGGGATATTATTTCACCTTTACACGTTAACTGATGTGTACTATTATTCCATACTAGAGAATTAAGCTCCACGACAGATCCTTTTCCCGTTCTTCTTAATAATGCTTCTATTCGAGCTAAAAGTACATGTTCATCGTAAGGTTTGGTGATATAATCATCTGCTCCTAAATTTAAACCTTTAATTACATCCTCTTTCATGTCTCTTGCAGTAACCATTATAATAGGAACATCCGTTTGTTTTTTAATCCTTTTGCATGTCTCCCAACCATCCATTTCAGGCATCATTACATCTAGCAAAATTAAATCGTAGTTATTTTGATCTATCTTATCTAGAGCAATCTTTCCTGATATTGCTTTATCACATTGATAACCCTGTGGTTCTAGATACAATTCCAACAGGTCAAGCATTCTCTGTTCATCATCTACTAATAGTATTTTGGTCATTTTTTCTTACCTCCTTCTACTAGAGGTATTATAGCAAACAAATATTGAAATTTTATGCAGAAATTAATTTTAAAAATATTCAAATCCCTGCACCCTTTCTCCATAAAGTATGGTCATAATATCAGTATCAAGGAAGGAGGTAAATCAAATGAAAAAATGGATCAGTGCTTTGCTTGTTGCAGGTGTTATTGTCGGTGGTTCAACTATGGTTTTTGCAGCAGGTAACGAAAATAAGGTTTGAAATTTTAGTAAAATGCTTCCATTTATGCAGGAAATGCATCCTGACATGTCAACCAATGAATTGCAAGAAATGTATAGAGATTGTCATGGTACTGGAGGCTCTTCCCAAAGTAATAACTTTGAAAATACAATGATGCCAACTAATATAATGAATAATTTTTAGTTGAGAAAAGGAGGCTTAATAAAAAGTATCCTTTTTTATTGAATGAATAACCCTTCTTAATATGTTTGCCATTTTCTTCACAATTTCTGCATGATTATATTTAAAATTTTTCTAGAAGGGGGATACAGTGACTAAGTATATTCTTATCTTTTTTCTTTTTTGCAGTAGCTATTATTGGTCTCGTATGGTTAAGCACAACTAATGAAAGTAGTGCATCGTTTGAAGGTGATACAGGATATAACATTGAAGAGGATATTGATCAGTTTAAAGTAATATTCGTTTATTCAGACTCAACTGAACATCATCCTATGGGTTGAAGCACTGTATTTGGCAAAATAAAAAAGAGGTAATCACCTCTTTTTTAATTGAAACGAGATATAGCAACTGTATATGCTTCAGCCTGTTCAGTTTTTGGTCCATAATACGTGATCAAAAGTGTAGGAGTTTTTTTTGCTTCTCCCTTTTCAAGATAGCGCTCAAGATCAAACGCTAAAACCTCTATCATAGTATGTTTATGAAGATCTTTTTCAGATAGATTTAATTCGGCAAATTCTGTTGAAACGATCTCAGGTGTTCTAGCAAGCTTTTTCATATAGTTTGATTGCTCAGTTTTATCCATGGAAAATTCCCACCAAGTTGTTCTTGGTTTATATTTTTGATGCCTAAAATAATCATATTTCATAAGCCCTTCAATGATTTCTTGCTTGTCCACTTTTTGTATTTCTAAAAAAGATAGGAGACGTTTAAAAAGATCCTCCAGTTGATGACCAATTCTTGACCATCCCTTTTGTTCCCAATAGTCTCCAAAAAGTTGAAAGAAATCAAATGCTGAATCAAATATGTGATCTATTAAAAATTCAACGGTATAATCCATTCGATGATCGTTCCAGTATTTTTCTAAAACATCTTCCACTCGTTTGATTCGAATGATCTCGTCAAAACTTAAGACATTATTTCCTAAAATCTCATAAGGTGATTTGTCCATAAACACATAATCATGCTCATCAGCACGATTCCTTAGTCCTGTCCCGCGCAGCATTTTTAAGAAGCCTAATTGGACCTCTTCTATCCGGAAAGTAAAAACATCATTAAAGGTTTTACGGAACGAATCATATCCTTCTTCCGGAAGTCCAGCAATTAAATCCAAATGCTGAACAATCTTCCCTCCTTCTTTAACCATCATGACCGTTCTTGTTAGCTTTTCAAAGTTTTGCCTTCTTTCCACTAATTGATTGGTTAGATCATTGGTGGACTGAACCCCAATTTCAAAACGGAATAAACCTTTAGGAGCATTTTCATTTAAAAATTCAATAACCTCAGGTCGCATGATATCAGCTGTAATTTCAAATTGAAAAACTACACCAGGTTTGTGTTCATCAATTAAAAATTGGAACATTTCAAGAGCGTAATCCCTCTTAATGTTAAAAGTACGATCAACAAACTTAACTGTTTTAGCTCCGTTTTTCATCAGAAATCTTATATCATCTTTGACTTTTTCAATTTCAAAATACCGCACTCCCACTTCAATGGACGACAAACAGAATGCGCAGGAATAAGGACATCCGCGACTTGTTTCAATATAAGTCACCCTTTTAGAGAGGTGTGGTAAGTCTTCCTCAAACCGAAACGGTGTAGGTAAGGTCTTTAAATCCAATTTGGGACGAGGTAAATTAATATTAGGCTTTCCGTTATGCATATAGGCAATTCCAGCAATTTTAGAAAAATGCTCTTCCTCTCTCTCATCTCTTATTGCCTGAAGTAAATCTTTAAAAGTAGCCTCTCCTTCCCCTGCAACAATGTAATCAACATACGGAAGTTGATCTAACCAATGAAGAACGTCATAAGAAACTTCGGGACCACCTAAAATGACTTTTATATTGGGATTTATTTTTTTAAGCATTTCTATAATAGGAATCGTTTCTTCGATATTCCATATATAACAGCTAAAGCCTATCACATCCGGTTTCTTGGAATACAGATCGGCTACAATGTTCATTACCGGATCTTTAATAGTATATTCTACATGCTCGACTGGTATCTCTGGTTCACAATAAGCTTTCAAATATCGGATGGCTAAGGATGTATGAATATATTTTGCATTTAAAGTTGTCACAATAACTTTCAAACTAAACTTCCTCTCAAATAGCATTACTTCATTTTAGCATGGTTCGATGGTTAGTTCTATCTTCTACAAATATCCATCAAAAATATTCTTTTCACCAAATTCTGTTATCACAGTATTAATTGTATTTACCACAAATTTTCTCTAATATTTGACAATTACTTCACTATATCGTTAGTAATGATAAACCAATTTAGTTTTAATTAAAGGTATATTTAAGTCAACAAAACTTTGTGTATAAATTCACATTTCATTGTTAACGAAAATTTATTGGGGTGATGAAATGAAGTTTGATCTTGTATTATTACATGCACCTAGTGTTTATGACTTTCGCAAAAATGCATTACTAGCTGGTCCTATTAGTGATGTGGTACCTTCTTCTCCAGTATTTGAGATGTACCCTATTGGTTTTACAAGTATAGCTGAATATCTAGAAAAGCATGGTATGCGTGTAAAAATCATTAATATCGCTAATCGAATGCTTACGGATGAAAGTTACGATGTGGAAAACGTTATTAAGAATATAAAAACGAAAGCTTTTGGCATCGATTTACACTGGCTTCCACACGCACATGGGAGTATTGAAATTGCTAAACTAATTAAGCGTTTCCATCCGAAAATCCCAATTATTTTTGGAGGATTATCTGCCACTTATTATCATAAGGAATTGATAGAATATCCAGAAATAGATTTTGTTATGAGAGGAGACTCTACTGAAAAATTGATGCTTCAATGGCTGAACAATGTTAAAAACTCCACACATAACTATAGAAGTATTCCTAACTTGACATGGGAAAACTCCTCAGGAGAAAAGGTATACAACCAATTAAGCCATATCCCTGATTCCCTAGATGAGTTTGATATCCCTGGGTACCGGTACGCTATTAAATCTGTTTTTAAATATCGCAGTTTACGAGATTCCATACCGTATAATGGATGGCTGCAATATCCTAATACAGCAGTTTTGACAGCAAAGGGATGTACTCAAGCATGCCTCATCTGCGGAGGATCGAAGCAATCCTATAAAGATAATTGCAAAAGAAAAACGCTCGCAACAAGGTCTCCTAAAAAGTTGGTGGAGGATATTCAATTTATTCAGAGATTTACCAGAGCACCTATCTTTATTCTTCATGATATACGTCAAGCTGGAAAGGAGTATGTCAACGAATTCTATGAACGGCTTAGTCGTATAAAGGTGAAAAATGAATTAGTTTTTGAGTTGTTCCAATATGCAAATGAAGACTATTTTGAGAAAATCGAAAAAGTTGTTCCAAAGTATAGCATTGAATTAACATTGGAATCCCATGACGAAAAACTTCGCCGCTTCAATGGAAAGTTTAACTGTACAAACGAAAAAGTCATTAAAACCTTACAATCCGCTCTTAAGCACAACTGTTCAAAAGTAGACATTTTCTTCATGTCGGGAATTCCTCGGCAAAATTACGACAGTGTTCTTCAAAATGTGGATTTTTGTGAAGAAATTCATTTGTCATGTAATGAGGACAAAAGATTATCTTATTTCATTGCTCCACTTGCTCCTTTTCTTGACCCGGCAAGTCCAGCATTTGAAAATCCCGAAAAATATGGATATAAGAAATTTTGCCATACGTTAGAGGATCATCGTAAACAAATTACTCAGCCTTCCTGGAAGTATATGCTCAGTTTCGAAACCGATTATATGACACGCGATGAAATTGTTCGTTCTACGTACGATTCAGCAAGGAAACTTAATAATTTTAAGTTAAAGTACCAACTTATCGACAAAAAGACCCATAAAGAAGTTAAAGAAAACTTAGAAAAGTCACTAGTTTATATTGATTTAATCGATGAGATTATGTCTTTACCTGATTTAAAAAGAACCATAGAATTAAAGAAATTAAAAGAAAAGATGGAGCAAGTGAACGAATATAGTATTTGTGGGAAAAATGAGTTGAAATGGGAAGTCAAAAAGAATTATGCTAATTTTCTTTCCTTGACCGTTATTGGTTTAGAACTACTGATTAGCGACAAGTTTATACTTATGAAACAACATGTAAGACAATCTGTTCAGTGGTTTCTACAACTAAGAGAAAAGCATGTTTAATGTTTTGAAAATAAAATAGGACCTCCCCTGCCGTTTAGGGAAGATCCTATTTCATTATCCCTATTAAATAGAATGGACGGCTTCTGAAACAGGAGTAGTTCCAGTTACAACTTGAAATTCTTTACCAATAGTAGAATTATTTTCGATACAATGGTAAATAACACTCGCAACATCCTCACGTGGAACTTCTCCCCGCTCCACTTTAGATGCAACTTCAACTTTCCCTATCCCTTTGTCGTTTGTTAAAGCTCCCGGATGAACAATTGTATAATCTAGATCAGTAGCCCTTAACCATTCATCTGCATAATGTTTTGCTGCAACATACGGTGCAAAAGATGGTGGTGCTGCTTGAATAGCTTCTCTTGTCGTATCAAAAGAACTAACCATGAAAAATCTTTGAACACCAGCAACTTTAGCAGCCTCAATTGTTTTTACAGCCCCGTCAAGATCAACCATAATCGTTTTATCTTTTCCAGTATGAGGACCCGAACCAGCTGTGAACACTATAGCATCTACACCTTTAGCTGCCGTAGCAATGTCATCAATATCTTTTTCAAGATCAGAAACTGCTGTTTCAGCCCCTAATTGTTCAAAATAAGAAGCTTGCTCTTCCTTGCGGATCATGGCTCTAGCCACATGATTTCCACTTTCTTGAATGAATCTAACGAGATGTTTACCAATTTGTCCATTTGCCCCGACTACGAGAATTTTCAATCTAAACACCCTTTCTTTTGTTTCCTTCTTAATCGTAAGCCTAAAAACATTCCTATGTCCAATAAATGAGTGCCAAAATTTTTAAAGTTTTGCAGTAGCTTTTTGTCCCGAAACCACTTCTGTTTTCTTATTTTCTTTCTTATTTACCACAATAATTCCAATGGCCACCATCGCAATAGCAGCTAAAATAAAGACATTTAGATTCTCACCCGGTATAAATATGGAAGATAAAACAGTCCCAGCTACGGGAACAATAAATTTATACATACTTAATGGACCCGCAGGATTATTTTTTAATAAAGAATACCAAAGGCCAAACGCTATAGCTGATAAAAACGAAGAATAAATTAAAAGTCCCCAACCTAAAGTAGTAAATACTATTGCGCCTGCACTAATTTGGGGCACACCAATAATTAACAAGATACTAGCTCCAAGACTTAACTGCCAACCAGTCACTGCAAAGGGATGAATTCCAGTTGCTAACTCTTTTGCAATAATAGTTGCAATGGCATTAGTCACTCCGGATAAAATCATATACCCTTCTCCATCCCATTGAAAACTGAAATTGAATGCCTGTCCCCAATTGGCAATGGCAATGCCTCCAAAAC
Coding sequences:
- a CDS encoding SDR family oxidoreductase, whose product is MKILVVGANGQIGKHLVRFIQESGNHVARAMIRKEEQASYFEQLGAETAVSDLEKDIDDIATAAKGVDAIVFTAGSGPHTGKDKTIMVDLDGAVKTIEAAKVAGVQRFFMVSSFDTTREAIQAAPPSFAPYVAAKHYADEWLRATDLDYTIVHPGALTNDKGIGKVEVASKVERGEVPREDVASVIYHCIENNSTIGKEFQVVTGTTPVSEAVHSI
- a CDS encoding DMT family transporter, translating into MNSLFENKWSVIGIAVFCSILWGSAFPVLKISYEEMQMAPDDIIAKIVFAGIRFLLAGLLVLGFLVIRNPGRILITRRQFFVLIILGVVQTALQYFFFYNGLAKVSGIQGAILSSSGTFFTVLFVHYYYKNDRLNWQKVIGLLAGFGGIAIANWGQAFNFSFQWDGEGYMILSGVTNAIATIIAKELATGIHPFAVTGWQLSLGASILLIIGVPQISAGAIVFTTLGWGLLIYSSFLSAIAFGLWYSLLKNNPAGPLSMYKFIVPVAGTVLSSIFIPGENLNVFILAAIAMVAIGIIVVNKKENKKTEVVSGQKATAKL